The DNA sequence GTTAGAAATATGCCGTTACAACTGTGAAGAAAGAGGGTTAACTCCAAGTATATTTAAAGGACATATGGAGACCTTTTCAATAGATAAAAAATATGAAGCTATTATCGTCCCAACTGGAACATTTTTATTGTTACACAAAAGAGAAGATGCGATTAAAGCATTAAAAAATTTCTATAACCATCTCAATCATGGTGGCAGGTTAATTGTAGATACTTTTTTACAAACTGACTTTTCTAGTGGCAAAATATCAACAAGAACGTGGGAAACGAGTAGTGGCGATATCATTACATTGGATACTAAAGTCGTTGAAGTTGACTATATTAACCAATACACATTATCTCATAATCGCTATGAAAAATGGAGACAAGGTGAACTCATACATACAGAATTAGAACGATTCCCACTACGATGGTTTGGTATCGAAGAGTTTAAAGCGATTCTTGAAAAAATTGGGTTTGAGAACATAATAATTTCAGCAGATTACAAGTTCGAACAGTATCCAACTCATTCAAATCAAATCGTAACATTCGAAGCTACTGTAAATAAGAAGTAGGAATCGAATAGGGGTATTACTAGGTACTTATAAGCTTTGTCGGAGTGCATGAAATGTTTACAAATAGTTTATTTTGTCCGAATGAAATAAATTGGAGGGGTTCTTATGTCATCTGAAAAATACTTAATGATCTGTGAAAAAGGACATAAGTATTATAAAAGTAGTGATTGTACAAGTTGTCCAACTTGTGATAAAGAGAAAAAACCTGATAGTGGCTTCCTATCGAAACTAAGTTCACCAGCCAGAAATGCCTTAATTCATGAGAAGATTGATACTTTACCAAAGCTCTCAAAGTATACTGAAAAAGAAATTCTTAAAATTCATGGTATTGGACCAGCTTCGTTACCCAATCTAAGAGCTTCATTAAAAGAAGCAGGGCTATCATTTGAAAAATAATAGGTGCTTTTGGCAAATAAGAACCGTCCCTATTTGCCGGATATGGTATTCATAGAGAAGAAGTTGTACATAAACCTAGTGGAATACAAATCAACGTTGTTTCTATGAGGAAAGATCTTTCGTTTTCAATCTATTGGAGTAAGTAGAAAAGGCTAATGCTTCTCCTAGTCAATATACAAGGTGTTCTATTTAAAATTATGATCATTGGAGGGGAATAAGATGAAATACTTTGTAGTAGATGCTTTTGCTGATAAGATTTTTGAAGGAAATCCGGCTGGAGTATGTATCATGAATGACTGGATTTCAGATGAACTTATGCAAAAAATAGCCATGGAAAATAATTTATCGGAAACAGCCTTCGCAGTTAAAGATGCAGATTATTATCAGTTAAGATGGTTTGCGCCGGGAGGAGAAGTGAACCTTTGTGGGCACGCGACGTTAGCAACGGCATTTGTCATTCTCAATTACTATGAAAAGCAATTAGATTCTGTTAAGTTTAACACCATTAGTGGTGAATTAACCGTTAATAAACAAGATGATTTATATGAGTTAGACTTCCCTTCCGTTCCATCAGAAGAAATTTCTATTACTGATCAAATGATCAACGCTTTGGGGACTGTGCCAAAAGAGGCTTGGTTAAATAGAGATCTTGTATTCATACTAGAGTCAGAGGAAGAAGTGAAAAACGTTAATCCTGATTTTGCTCTTTTAGAAAGATTGCCAGATGGTTTAGGTGTATGTGTTACAGCAGAAGGAAGTAAATTTGATTTTGTTTCGAGAGCGTTTTTTCCAAAGCTAAAAGTGAACGAAGATCCAGTTACTGGTTCCTTGCACTGTAGCCTCATTCCGTTATGGACAATTAGACTAGGGAAAGAGGAAATGGTTGCAAGACAAATATCAACTCGAGGTGGAACGCTTTACTGTAAACATGAAGATACACGAGTAAAAATTGCTGGGAGAGCAGCCCTTTATTCGATAGCTGAATTATATATTGCAGAAAATAAGTAGTGAATACATGACGGGACTCAGAAGTCATCATTTATATACTAGAGCGGACAAGTGGAAATTGAATTGAAGGATAAGGTGGTGAGGCTTATATGAGTAGAATTGACTATATACGGAAAGAAGAAAAGAAATATCATGATTTTTGTTATGAAAACTACAAATTATTTGAGGAAGGTTCATGGCTATACAAACCAGTTAAAACAGTGATTGATTTACTAACATTGTTCAAAGGTAAATCTAATCTTAAAGTGCTTGATTTAGGCTCAGGGGTGGGAAGAAATAGTATCCCAATTGCACAAGAAATAAAAAATAATAATGGAAAAGTAGTCTGTGTAGATTTATTAGATTCTGCACTAAATAAATTAAAAATTTATAGTAGAGAGTATGAAGTAGATGGAGTAATCGAAACTATAAAAGCAGATATAGGGAACTACAACATTGCTAAAGATGAATATAATTTAATTATTGCTGTTTCTACATTAGAGCATGTTGAATCAGATGATGCATTTGAAAATGTAATTCAAAGAATGGCATTAGGAACAAAAAGTGATGGATTAAACTGTATCATCGTTAATTCTGAAGTAGAAGAAATCGACATAAATACAGGTGAGAACTTAGATGTGATGATGGAAGTAAATATGAAAACTAGTGACATGATAAATAAATTAAGGCAGAGTTATGATGGTTGGGAATTAGTAAACCAATTAGTAAAACCTTTAGAATATAAAATTGTTCGTGATGAAAAGGATGTATTGTTAAAAACAAAAGCAATCACTTTCGTTGTTAGAAAGCAATGAGGTGAAAGGGGACGGTTCTGTAGTGCACCCCAAAAGTTAGAGTGAAAAATCTAACTTTTGGGGTGTTTATTTATGCCTAAATACAATGATGAATTAAAGATTAAAGTCGTTAAAGAATATCAAGAAGGAATTCTAGGCTTCAGGCGTCTAGCCAAAAAGCATCATATTAAATCAAAATCATTGGTTGAAAGATGGGTGAAGATATATGAGAAGTTCGGAGAAGAAGGAATAAAAAGTAATGGGCATAAGGGAACTTATTCTGTTCAATTTAAGCTAGATGTATTAAGCTTTATTAAAAGAACAGGAACTTCAGAAACCCAAACAGCCCTCCATTTTGGGTTAGATAGTCCCACTTTAATTGCTTCATGGAAAAAATCTTTTCGTGAAGATAAGGCTGAAGCCCTGGATCGAACGAGAGGACGAGGTACCATGTCTGATAGACCTAAGAACAAAAACAAGAAAAATATAAATGAAAAAGAACTTACAAACGAGCAACGGTTAGAGAGGGAAAATGAGCTTCTTCGTTTGGAGGTAGAGTATTTAAAAAAGTTGCAAGCTTTTCGGGCAAACCCGGAGGATTATCTCGAAAAGCACAAGCAGCGTTATCATTCGAACTCAAAGAAGAGTTCAAATTAAAAGATGTTTTACAAGTAGTGGGAATACCAGAATCCTCTTACCATTATCATATAAAAGTGATGAAGAAAGACAACCCAGATCAGGCACTTGAAGAGTTAATCCAATCCATCTTCGATGAGCACAACGGGAATTATGGTTATCGTCGCATTCATCTAGAATTGAGAAACCAAGGTTACCAAATTAATCACAAGAAGGTTCAACGCATCATGCAAAAATTAGGACTTAAAGTAACTAAGTTCTATAGAAAATCACGCAAGTATAGTTCTTACAAAGGTCCTGTGGGCAAAGTAGCCCCAAACCGTATAAATCGCCGTTTTCATACGACTGTATCCCATCAGAAACTAACTACAGATATCACAGAATTAAAATGTTTAGGTGGGGCGAAATTATATTTAAATCCAATTATGGACTTGTTTAATAGTGAAATACTTTCGTTTGGAATCAGCACGCGTCCAAATCTTCAACTTGTGTTAGAACCTTTAGTAGAAACCCTTGAAATCATAAAGGATGCAAAGTATAGAACAACCCTTCACTCAGATCAAGGTTGGCATTATCAACATAAAAATTGGGTGGGACTCCTTAAAGAAAATAACGTTT is a window from the Evansella cellulosilytica DSM 2522 genome containing:
- a CDS encoding class I SAM-dependent methyltransferase; the protein is MFGYYNKLSSEVYNMDKYIGLSFGDVEFYRDRLASCKGSILEPGVGTGRILIPLLEIGLKVDGFDVSQEMLEICRYNCEERGLTPSIFKGHMETFSIDKKYEAIIVPTGTFLLLHKREDAIKALKNFYNHLNHGGRLIVDTFLQTDFSSGKISTRTWETSSGDIITLDTKVVEVDYINQYTLSHNRYEKWRQGELIHTELERFPLRWFGIEEFKAILEKIGFENIIISADYKFEQYPTHSNQIVTFEATVNKK
- a CDS encoding helix-turn-helix domain-containing protein, with product MPKYNDELKIKVVKEYQEGILGFRRLAKKHHIKSKSLVERWVKIYEKFGEEGIKSNGHKGTYSVQFKLDVLSFIKRTGTSETQTALHFGLDSPTLIASWKKSFREDKAEALDRTRGRGTMSDRPKNKNKKNINEKELTNEQRLERENELLRLEVEYLKKLQAFRANPEDYLEKHKQRYHSNSKKSSN
- a CDS encoding RNA polymerase alpha subunit C-terminal domain-containing protein, with protein sequence MSSEKYLMICEKGHKYYKSSDCTSCPTCDKEKKPDSGFLSKLSSPARNALIHEKIDTLPKLSKYTEKEILKIHGIGPASLPNLRASLKEAGLSFEK
- a CDS encoding PhzF family phenazine biosynthesis protein translates to MKYFVVDAFADKIFEGNPAGVCIMNDWISDELMQKIAMENNLSETAFAVKDADYYQLRWFAPGGEVNLCGHATLATAFVILNYYEKQLDSVKFNTISGELTVNKQDDLYELDFPSVPSEEISITDQMINALGTVPKEAWLNRDLVFILESEEEVKNVNPDFALLERLPDGLGVCVTAEGSKFDFVSRAFFPKLKVNEDPVTGSLHCSLIPLWTIRLGKEEMVARQISTRGGTLYCKHEDTRVKIAGRAALYSIAELYIAENK
- a CDS encoding class I SAM-dependent methyltransferase, whose amino-acid sequence is MSRIDYIRKEEKKYHDFCYENYKLFEEGSWLYKPVKTVIDLLTLFKGKSNLKVLDLGSGVGRNSIPIAQEIKNNNGKVVCVDLLDSALNKLKIYSREYEVDGVIETIKADIGNYNIAKDEYNLIIAVSTLEHVESDDAFENVIQRMALGTKSDGLNCIIVNSEVEEIDINTGENLDVMMEVNMKTSDMINKLRQSYDGWELVNQLVKPLEYKIVRDEKDVLLKTKAITFVVRKQ